The genomic region GCCGAGGCCGTCCGTTCGCCCGGGGAAGAGTCAAACGCCCCCGTCGTAAGGAATAACGGACACCCTACATGCGAACCCTCAAGCAACAGCTGCATGTCTGGCCCCGCTGGAAACCCCGCCCTCTTGCAGGCCTGAAAACCCCCGTTACGACGCCCCCGCTGGGCGGAAAAGCCGCATCGATCTCGGTCCACCAGTAGCCTTTCTTTCGCAGGTCGACGGCAAACCCGGACGATTCGATAAGCGCGTTGACGCCGACATCCCGGATACAGCCCCGGGAGAACAGTTCGTACGCGCTATTGAGGATATGTTCCGTAACACCAAGCAGGGCCTCGATGGATGGCCCGGCAGCGGATCGACGTGCCAAGCCCCGCGCACCGGTCACGGTACGGAAGTCCTAGGTCCGCGGTGTTGTCGATGCAGGACCGGAAAAACGGACCTCCGGCCCTTCCGGCGTGGCGTGGCGGGCTTTGTCCAGGATGAAGTCCCGGTCCTCCTGTGACAACAGAGTGCCGCCGTGCAGGTCCCGGTCCGCTGGTTTGCCGATCTCCTTGCAGATAATGGCGGCTATCGTCCGCGGCAGGATCGCGGAACCCGGGTTTTCAGTGAGCCATTGCTGCGTGGAGGGGCTGAGCCTGTCCCAGTTCCCCCTGATGTCCATCTCCATTGATGTGCCTTCCTGGGCAGAGAGCGCCACCCCGCCCAATACAGGCGAGTGGATCGCGCCCAGCCTACGTCCAGCGACGGGTTTCCGAAAGAGACCGCCGGTTGAATCACAACGACAGGAAGGTCACGAGTTCCCCGACCCGGCCCTCCGGCCAGTGCTGGGCAATGTCCGCCTGGCTGCGGATGCCCATGAGGTAATGCCCGTCAATGACCGGCAGCCTTCGCATCGCTGAAGGGTCCGGCAAACTGGAGCCGATTGACCAGTGTGTGGAGGGTCTGATTTGGGGGCGCCTGATTTGTGGGGGCATTGGGTTCATAGGGTTCGTCAGGTATTCCCTAGGGGAGCGCGAAAGGATCGGACAACAGGCCGATACGGTGACTCCTCGACCAGTCCGCCGGGCCGGGAATGCACCCCCCTGTACGCCGGGCCCGGCGGGAACCACGCCCCTTGCAGCCAGAAGTCCGGGTTACAGCGCGCCCGCTGGTCGGAAAAGCCGCATAGATCTCTGTCAGGCGGCCGGCCTGTCGAAGTGAAGCGACCATGCCAATGGCTCGGCGGAGCGGGATGTTGATCCTCGACGGGTAGATGGAGACCGATCAGCCCGAAGGTCAGCTCCGAACGCGGCCGGGCCCATAGACTGCCCATTTGGCCATACCCACCTCTACCGAACGGATCCCGATGACCACTCTTGATCCCGACACCATGACGTTCACCTACCGCTGCGAGTACAGGAGTATTCCCGGACCGGGTCACGATCCGGAAGACTATCCCATGGGCTGGACCGCCCCGGCGCAACTGTCGGGGACTATGAGGATTCCGGCAACTCGGGCACGTGCAAGTCGAGACAACCGTTTGTCGCTTTCCTGTGACACACAGCCATGTTCAGCCAGCCTTGGTTTTGAGTTTCGCGTAGACCACGTAGTTGTCGTCGAACAGGCCCGTTGAGGGGTTGTACCCGTCGCAGGTGATGAGCCGCAGTTCCGGGCCCTTGGTGTTGCCGTAGACCTCGAGCGTGGGGAAGCTGTTCTTTTGGTATGCCGCTGCCCTGGTGACCGTGAAGACGGCCCTGCTGCCGTCGGTGCGCTGCACGGTGATCCCGGCGCCGGTCTTAAGGGCCCGGAGGTCCGCGAACACCCCCGGGCCGCCGTCGGTAGCGTTGACGTGGCCCAGCATCACGGCCGGGCCGGTCTCGCCCGGCGATGGCGAACCTGAGTACCAGCCCGCCGGAGCACCAGGTCCGTCCGGCGGCACCTCCAGGGACCTGTTCTGCCGCAGACCCAGCTTCACCAGCGGCGACTGCACGTCAATCGCTGGAATGGTCAAAGTCACGGGAGCGGGGGCCGGCCGGGCAGGAGAGGGCACAAGTGCTGATCGGCCGGCTGAGGCGGGTGTGCTTTGAGCCGGCTTCGGTGGCGGTGGCGTCGTCGCGGGGGCAGCGGGCCGGTTCGCTGCGCCGGCCGTTGAGGAGGCTGTGGCGCCCGGGGAAGGCGCGGTTGATGGGGCTGCGGTTCCGCAGCCGCTCAGGACCAAGCCGGTCAGGATCAGGAGGGCGGCTGCCGCGAACGGGGCACTGCGGCTGTGTGGGGATGCTGTGGCCATGGCGTTAGTGGTGCTCCTTCCAGCAGGCCAGGATCGTGGTGGACACCTGGTAGGCGAATGCGGCGGGTGTCACCTGGCCGGGCCCCACGGCGGCGGGCAGCTGTGTGGCGTCCACGTACAGGGTGCTGTTGTCCTTCAGGAAGACCACCGCCCCGCCGCTGGTTTGGTACGCGGGAAACCCGAGGTTGGCGAGCCCTTTAATGGGTGCCGCGCCTTGGAGCTTCCTCCGCAGGGCGTCGAAGTGTGTCCGGGCCGAGGCCGGGTCCGCCGATTCCTTCACGGAGATGACCAGTGGTCCGTCAGTGAGGTGGTAGGTGCACGTGTACGTGCTATCTGCCCAGTTGCTCGTGGTGCGGGGCGCTGCTTGGAGGGCCAGGATGGAGGAAATGTCTTCCTTGGTTTCCTGGCCGCAGATCATCTTGGTGGCATCTGAAGGGCCACTGGCTGTGGATGGGGTGGCGGGGACAGTGTCCGGGCGGCCGCCTGCAGGCTGGTTCTCCGGCGGTGCGGCTGGGGGGCTTTCTGGCGCGTGGGGTGCTGACGGTGACGCTGGCCCTGTGCTTCCTGCGGCTGCGGAGCAGCCGGTGAGCAGCAGCGACGCCATGGCCAGGGCGGCCATCGTGTGCTTGCGGTTTCTCATTGCTGTGGTCATCCTCGCGTCCTCTCCTTCAGCATGGCCCGATGTTGTGGGCGGAACTGGCCGGTTCCGCGGCCGGGAATTCTGGCTGCCGCGGGCGCCCCCAAGGCGTCCGCGGCAGCCGGAAATTTCGTGTCCCCTGCCGGCCCTGCTCTGGGCTGTCAGGGACGACAACCGCCAGGGCCTGGCGCAACGAAGCCTAGGCGGCTTCGGCTGCCTTGCGGCGGCGGACGATGTAGGTTCCGCCCGCAGCGGCAGCGAGCACCAGGCCACCGCCCAGAGCCAGCACGCCGACGTCGTTGTTCTGCGGAGCTTGCGCAACGCCGGTGTCAGCGCCGCCGACCGGCATGCTCATCTGGCCAGCGGTGAGCGTTCCGCAGAGGGCCGGGGAGGTTGCCGCCAGCGGGAGGCTGGGCACGAGGTCGCTTTTGGCGGCCTGCCCTGCAGCGCTCAGCGTTGCGGGATCCAGGCCGTGGACCACGACGACGGCCGTGCCGTTGTGCAGGGCCTCCTTGGTTTCGGCGTTGAGCTCGAAGGTGCGGTCGATGGTGTAGGCGCCGCCCTGGCCGGCGAGCTTGAGGTCCAGTCCGGCAGCAGGGCTGGTGTCCCCGCTGGTGGAGAGCGTGGTTCCGATCTTGCCGTAGGACGGGCCGCCTTCGGTGGTGGAGACGACCCCGTCACCGTTGGTGTCCGCGGCCGGAGAAGGGCACTGGCCCTTGGCGCCCACGTGGATGTGCTGCACGTGCGGGTACGGGGCATCTTGGAAGGTCGGGGCGAGGCCGGAGACGTTCAGGAGCACGTGGGCCTGGTTGCCCGTGACGTGCACGGCAGCGCTGCCCGACGCGGAGCTGCCATTGAGCTGGCCAAGGGTGGCCTGGTACGAGTGGTCGCCATCGTGGGCCATGGCAGGGGCACCGGAGAGGGCCAGCGCTCCAAGCGCCAGCGTGGGCACGGCCAAAAGTCGCAGAGTCTTATTCATCGGAAGCTTTCTCCTCATGCAAGTGGTGGTGGTTCTCCCGTGAACGGGACACAGACAGTTCGGAGCGGTGCAAGGACCGGATGGGCCCAAAAGTGAGATCGCTGACTTTTCTTTAGGAACATCGGTATTGCCAGCAGCCAAGGTGGGGGCGAATCCCCGCGCGGCGATTGGCTTGGGGAACTTCCAAGCGGCGACGACTCCGACGGCAGCCACGGGGCTTGTTGAAGGTCATGCTGGCCTCTCGGGCGACCCGAATCTGCAGACCGGGGTGGTGCTTAGTGGCGCAGCGCAGCAGGTCAGGATGTCGCGGACGTTGCCTGCTTCCTGGCGGGCATTACGGACGGCGTGCCCGTCATGTAAAAATCCCCTGGCCGGGTGCCATCCTGGTGGAACCTTGCTTCGAATTACTGACATGAGCAAGGTGGAGAAGCAGAATCTGCGGTACTGCGATTTCTACTGCTTTATGTCGCTGGCGGACTTTACAACATGGGTAGAAGCAGAGGACGTAGCCGAGCCGGAAATCTCCTTTATGTGACATGAACCGTCCCCGAGTCAACATCTTGTCGAATTCCTTCGTTTGAGGGAGCGATAACCGCCGCCGCACAATAAGCCGGGCCAAGTTCTCAAGGCTGCAGCAGGCCGGGTCTTCAGCCCGGGAGCGAAGGGAATACTGGATGAAGGCACGCCGTCTTCACGCTGCCGCTGCCTCCGCACCCAGGCTCGACGTGCTGACGTGCTGCAGCGCGCACTACAACAGGCTGAACAGTCTTCGGCGTGGAGAGGTCGAGAGAGGTTGTGCAGCGTGGCGGGTGGAAGTGATCCGCGATAGAAGGCAGTTCAATGTCAAAGGGGGACATCGAGACCTATATCGAAGACCGCCAGTGGAAGAACCGCCGCGAAGGAACGGACCGGGCATTTTCCGCCGGCGCCTCGACAAGGACGAAGCCATCGCCGAAGGCCGGGCAGCGGCGAGTCGGCACGGTGCTGAACCCATCATCAAAAACCAGGACGGAAAGATCGCAGAGAAGGACAGCCACGGCAGCGATCCGAGGAACATCCCGGGTTGAGCATGGCCCACGGTGGCCGCCCGGATATGCTCCACGTGATTTGGCCAGTTGTCTGTGGTGAGGTGAAGAAGCTGTGAGGCGCTTCACTGCCGAAGGCCGGCGTCGGGTGAGGTCTTTAGGACCTGCCTCATCTGTCAGGTCTCGACTGTCGCCAATGCATAAGGGCGGCTCCTCTGCATGACTGGAGCCCCGGCCGCCAACTCTTGGTCAGCAACGCTGCGCCGATACCCAGTGTGGAGCCCAGGACGACATCGGAGGGCCAGTGCGCGCCGGTGTGGACGGGGGAATACGCGACGCCCGCGGCGACGGGAATGACGGCGGCGCCCAGTCCCGGACTCACCAGGGCGACACCGGTGGCAAAAGCCGCCGCGGACGCCGAATGACCCGACGGCAGGGAGGAACTGCCGGACTCCGGAGGCCCGAATCGCCGGAACGATAATTGCTCGGGTCGCGGCCGGGACGGCAGCAGTGCCTTGAACACCGCGTTCGTGCCCGAAGCGAGAGCAAGCGCGGTCAGGCCATGGGCAGCAGCCCGCCGTGGCCGGCCGTTTCGCAGCGCCATCGCCCCTGCTACCGCAAACCAGAGCTTGCTGTAACTTGCGGCCCAAGACAACCCCTGAACCGCACCGTCGGCGCTGCTGGGCGGGAGATGGCTGACGCGCTCGACCAAGGTCCGGTCCAGCCGCCCAACAGTTTTCCCGACTTCCCGGAGGGTTCCGGCCATGTGACCAGCACACTTACGTTTACGTTTCAGCACGGCGGTCTCACCCCGGGGACTCCTTAAGAATAGAAAGCTCGCTTATTATTTAACGGTAAGCGTCTCCTGCCGGAAAGGACGCGTTGCGTGCCCGAGAAAGAAGCCCCTGATACCAGCAGGGAAAAGGCGTCCACAGCGCCTGCCCCGGATGACGGACGCAAACCCGACAGCCCCACGGATCTGACCAAGCCGTCCTGGAAGTACATCGCCAAGAAAACACTCCGGGAATTCAGCCAGGACCAGTGCCCCGACCTCGCCGCGGCGCTGACGTATT from Arthrobacter globiformis harbors:
- a CDS encoding class F sortase, whose amino-acid sequence is MATASPHSRSAPFAAAALLILTGLVLSGCGTAAPSTAPSPGATASSTAGAANRPAAPATTPPPPKPAQSTPASAGRSALVPSPARPAPAPVTLTIPAIDVQSPLVKLGLRQNRSLEVPPDGPGAPAGWYSGSPSPGETGPAVMLGHVNATDGGPGVFADLRALKTGAGITVQRTDGSRAVFTVTRAAAYQKNSFPTLEVYGNTKGPELRLITCDGYNPSTGLFDDNYVVYAKLKTKAG
- a CDS encoding DUF2188 domain-containing protein, giving the protein MEEPPRRNGPGIFRRRLDKDEAIAEGRAAASRHGAEPIIKNQDGKIAEKDSHGSDPRNIPG
- a CDS encoding phosphatase PAP2 family protein → MAGTLREVGKTVGRLDRTLVERVSHLPPSSADGAVQGLSWAASYSKLWFAVAGAMALRNGRPRRAAAHGLTALALASGTNAVFKALLPSRPRPEQLSFRRFGPPESGSSSLPSGHSASAAAFATGVALVSPGLGAAVIPVAAGVAYSPVHTGAHWPSDVVLGSTLGIGAALLTKSWRPGLQSCRGAALMHWRQSRPDR